The sequence below is a genomic window from Piliocolobus tephrosceles isolate RC106 chromosome 8, ASM277652v3, whole genome shotgun sequence.
TGCATGTTTTTGTggggtgtatgtatgtgtgtttttaaatgcaCTTTGGTGCATTTTAGCCAACGCTTGGTTTCATTTATACCAAGGGAAGCATTTGCTAGGTTTATAGGGAATAAAACCAGATTATTTCTGTTGTTCTAGGATATTATTGATAGTGTCCTCTCTTCACCTAAAAAGTGTCCTGGTTTGgatgataaaatatatgttttctctGCTTCTAGCCCAAGTAGCCACGCTCCACGGCTGTTCTTCCACAGCCACATTGCCCATCAAGGCATTCTGCTCAACGAAGAGTTTTCTGTATTCTGCTCAATGAAGAGTTGTCGCTTCTTTCAAAAAGTTTTCCTGCTTgtcttaaacaatttttttccttacAGCACCAGGATTTCAGTGCGTGGCATAATGTAGCCCAGTGTTTGGGTGGGAGAGGATGGTAGGTAGGAAGGCATTTTTGCGATCAAGTGCAAATAGCTTGCCTAAAAATAAAGCCAATAAAGAGGACCGTGGAGCCAGAGATGGAGGCAGTCCTGCCATGCCCTGATGACCCCATCATCACCTGGGTCGGATGCAAACAGACCTGAGGTAAGATTACTTACCTTAACTTTTCAACAAGGAACCAAGAAATAccctcctctttatttttttatttttttttggtctaaggTAGTTTTACTTGGTTTTCCTGACTAATATACATAGCATGGGAATGTGCCTCAGAAAGGCAGTAGCATTTTCCAAACCTGGGCTGCTGCTCATTTTACATCCGAAATACCTTCCGCCTGTGAGAGGTACTATTTTTGCTGACCCAGTCTTTGGAATTGAAACCAGATGCACTGGTCACATTGGTTGGGGATGAAACTTCAGAGAACACTAAACGGCCAGGGTCAAAGTATTCAACGATATCACTGCATGATTTGCTTAATCGAAAAGTCTAGCTCTGAGTATCCACTATAATGCAGCTGGTTCTTTAATCTTTAACCAAATTGTCGTTTAGCAGTGTGATCCAAAAACTCTTCTGGGTTTGGGAAGCAGCCCCCATTTCCTTCCTTCGTAATGATTAGACTTAATAATTACAGAAACTTACCCTTGTTTACTCACAGCGCTAAATGTGCAAAGGAGCAAACCTGTATTTGACCTATGCGAACACACAGGAGGGTGGTGCGTGCCCTCTGCTAGGAGCACAATGAGTCGCTGGCGTTATTAGAGGACATCTCTCTGAGCGGAGCAAAGGTAATATActggtggaaaaaaagaaaaggccgaAAGTGGGGATAGAAATTAAGACCATCCCATTCAGTCTGCTCTGGAACGTTCTGCAAAACTCCGTGAGACGCTGGACCTACAGGGATGCCCTCTCAGGGATTGCCCCGGCCTTCATTCCCACACCTCAAAGACAGACGAAAAGCAGCTGGGCAGATCTCGCCTCGGACAATCCTAAACAGCCTCTACCAGGCATAACCAGACCTAGGCCTCGGGCGGCAACCAGGGTCCGGGTGCAGCTGACTTAGGACAGCCTCCCTGTGACCCGCCCTCGCCGGCACGGCGAAGGCTCCGCCCCTTAAGCCCCTAAGTCCCGCCTCTGCGCTCCCGGGGCCTACCCCCGTGCTCACGGTCCCGCCCCCGCGTTTCCCACCCCCTCGCGCCCAGGCCGCGCTCCCACACTCTATGACCCCACCTCTCGCACTCCAGGCCCGCCCCACGCGCTCCCGGGTTCAGCAATCCACCCATTTGTGCCAGGCCACGCCCCCACAACCATGGCTCCTCCTCTCGCACGCCAGGGCCGCCCCTCGCGCTCTCAGGTTCGCTCTCCACCCTCTTGCGCCTTGGTTCCGCCCCCTCCTCCATGGCCCCGCCTCTCGCACTCCAGGCCCGCCCTTGCGCTCTCGGGTTCCTCTCTCCACCCACTGGTGCCAGGCCCCGCCCCCATCCGGGCTCCGCCCCCGCTTGCCCTCTGGAGTCCAGGGGAGGAGTTGCGGCGCGGAGGAGGCGTGGCCGTGGTTCCTGCGGAGGCGCGAGCGGCGCGGTCAGGACTTTGGCTTTGACACCGACTGCGAGCGGGAGCCGTGCGGCTGGTGCTGCGTCTGGACTGGCTCTGGCGGATCCCGCGCCCGAGTTGGGCGCAGGACTTTTTGCCGGGATAAACGCAACTGCGGCGCCGCCGCAAGTCCTGGTGCAGCTTCGGCGGCGGATTttgccgccgctgccgccgcctccGAGCAGCCCTGCGGCTTCTATTCACTCTGGGAGAGCGATGCTGAGTTTCTCCCATAGAAAGAGCCGGGACACGCAGACCGAGGCGGCGTAGGCGGCTTCCAGGGCCTGGCCAGTGACCCACACCAGCGCTGGCGCCTAGGCTGGAGGCAGGGGGCCCGCGCTGTCCCAGGCTGGGCTCAGGCTTCCGAGCCGCAGGTGGAAGAGGAACCGGCGCCCCGCGGAGCAGCCGAGAGGTGGGGAGCGGGGACCGCGGCAGGTCGGGTGGGGGGGGTCGATAAGCCCCTTCTCAGTGCTGGCGCCGGGGAGCACGGACTTCCCAGGCTGCAGGTAGCGCTGTGTCAGATGCGGAGCGTGGGGGAGGTGGGGTGCCCCCCCGTCTGTGTGAGCCCGAGTGTGGGTGACCCAAGTGTCGGGGTTGAGAGAGGCCTGGAGAAGAGGTGTGAAGCTGATGGGGATAGGTCTTTTCCCAAGAGAAGCGGCGTATAGCCTTTTTGGGCTCAGTGTGATAAAACCTGGACGTCCCCAGAGGAGAATCCACATGGGCCCAGCCTCACTGTGCCTACGTTTTTAGGGGTTCATGGGCAGCCACCAGTCCCTGACTCCTGGTTACTAACTCCAGCACTAGGTAGGGGGTGCTAATGCAAATTGCCTAATTCAATTGGTTTCtatgtttattaattcattttctagGCGGCCAAGTGAAAGGTAATTTTGGACACGCCAGGCACCGAAGATTCGGTGTTTGTCTATAGTAATCTCTTCAGTCCCTGAATCCTGCACcttctgtttttctgtgcttgTACGGCCTACTGGGCTTCCTCCCTAGCCAGAGAGCTCTTCTGCAGTGGTGAGGCCTTCCTGGGATCCTGATCCTGGCGGACCATGGGGAGCACCCTGGGCTGCCACCGCTCCATCCCCAGGGACCCCTCGGACTTGTCCCATAACCGCAAGTTCAGCGCAGCATGTAACTTCAGCAACATCCTGGTGAATCAGGAACGGCTCAACATCAACACTGCCACGGAGGAGGAGCTGATGACCCTGCCTGGGGTGACGCGTGCTGTGGCACGCAGCATCGTGGAGTACCGAGAGTATATCGGTGGCTTCAAGAAGGTGGAGGACCTGGCATTGGTCAGTGGTGTAGGCGCCACCAAGCTGGAGCAGGTCAAGTTTGAGATCTGTGTGAGCAGCAAGGGCAGCTCCACGCAGCACTCTCCCAGTTCCCTGCGGCGGGACCTTCTAGCGGAACAGCAGCCTCACCACCTGGCCACAACTGTGCCTCTCACCCCACGTGTTAACATCAACACAGCCACCCCGGCCCAGCTCATGAGCGTGCGAGGCCTCTCGGAGAAAATGGCCCTCAGTATCGTGGACTTCCGCCGTGAGCATGGGCCCTTTCGCAGTGTTGAGGACCTAGTGAGGATGGATGGTATCAATGCCGCCTTCCTGGACAGGATACGGCACCAGGTGTTTGCTGAAAGGTCTAGGCCCCCATCCACCCACACGAACGGGGGACTGACCTTCATCGCCAAGCCTCACCCGAGCCCCACCTCCCTGAGCCTGCAGAGTGAGGACCTGGACCTGCCGCCAGGGGGGCCCACCCAGATTATCTCCACTCGGCCCTCCGTGGAGGCCTTTGGAGGCACAAGGGATGGGAGGCCTGTGCTGAGGCTGGCCACCTGGAACTTGCAGGGCTGTTCCGTGGAGAAGGCCAACAACCCCGGGGTGCGAGAGGTGGTGTGCATGACACTCCTGGAAAACAGGTGAGGACGGGGACCACCATGGGTGTTGGGTGTGAAGGCGACTTGTGCGTGGCCTCATCTATGGATGCAAATGAGTGGATTCTTTTGTGAGTAGGGAGGGTGCAAGAGTTTTTAATCAATGTTCTTGAAGCCTCAACCAATATTGTCACCTGAGAATGGACTGTCCTTCTGCTCCAGAATTTTCTGAATACAGCTGGGCTTGTGGACCATGTCTTGAGCATGAGATATCTGACTGATTCATAATTTTGGGGTAAGCGGAGGTTgtgtttttgttactgatttgGAGGATGCTGGGTCTACACCAAGTCAGGCACTCAGAGCATGGGAACTGGTGCAGTTTTGCATGTGAAAAAGAGTTCACTGGATTTTGTTTATTAATGGGAGGGAAAATCATATTTGTTCCATCAAATATGCCTATTTGTGCACACAAGATCATCTTAAAGGCCGAATATTTGCAAACACATACAAGTGTCTATATTTACCAAAATGCTATGAATGAATCACTCTccattctttttccttatttaacCTGGAGTTGGTTTTCAGCCCTACAACTGTGGCCCAAAATGTGTGTAACCTTTTCTGTCCCACAGCCAGAAAAAAGCAAGCTGACATGTGTGTGAAAATTGGCCAGATTTTCCACATCTAAAGCAAAGAAAAGAGTCTAGTAGGATAGGCCATTACCACAGAGCATTTACATTATTCACAATACTGCTCTCTGTAGGAATTTCTGTTAGCCTcgtcataaaacaaaaacaatattattttggCAGTAACTCCTGCTGTTAGTAAAATAGCATACTGTATAATGTAATCAGGTGtgggaaggaaataaatatttgtgatggTCCCTTCCAGGTCATAAGAGCTGTGATCCTGGACTTGAGGCGTTTTGCCCCGCCACCCACCAGGGGTGCAGTGTTTGTGGCTATTCGTTGATTTCCTTTGCACTGAGTTGTTGGTGAGGCTGGTGGCGGGGGCGGCAGTTTGGTGACACGAAGTGAACTCTCAGCGGGAAATCACAGTGAATGATGGCAGATCACCAGGAAAATTAGTGAGGAGAAAAGCAGGTCACAACGTTTCCTTGGCACTGACCCAGTGGCATGCTCTCGTCACTGAGAGGGGGACTCGTCACTGGGTCAGGGAACTGGACTGGGGAGCCCTTGAATGCTCTGCCTGCAGTGCTGTGTCCTCTCTTTTGCAGCCTAACTCACTCCTTTTGCAGAGTCTTCTTGTGCACAGGTGAGAGCTGAACTTGGGCCCTGGGAGACAGTTATAAAGAATGGCTTGATAATTGTTCTCTTTATCCATAGCAGCATGGGCATGTGAATGGGAAATGAGGAGGGGAGAGGCAGGAAAGGACACAGCTGCTTAATTCCTATTATGTTTTCTAGTGGCTCAATTTGGGAGGGAGGTGATGGATTTGGATCAAAAGTTGGTCCAGTGGGACTGACCAGCTAGGCAGCCCCTGCCCATTTATTATGTCAGTGGTTTCTAAAGTGTCGTCCCCGCCCCCAGCCCAGGGGATGAGCAACATCAGCTACTCACTCAGAaactttgtttctgtgttttaacACACCCTCCAGGCAGTTCTgatgcacactaaagtttgagaaccattgtacTGGGTGTTAGGCACTCAGCTGTCCCTCTGTCTCTTGGAAGCCCCTTCCCTTGGCAGGGTTAGTGAATTCATGCAGAACTTTGCAGGTACAGTCGGCCCTCCATACCTGTGGGTTCCACGTCCATGGGTTCAACCAACTGTAGATGGAAAATATTCAGGGAAAAGAAAGGTTGCGTCTATACTGAACATGTTGAGTTTTTTCTTGTCATTCCCTAAACAATCCAGTATggcaactatttatatagcatttacattgtattaggcattctaagtaatctaaagatgaattaaaatatactggaggatgtgcataggttatatataaataatatgccattttatgtcagggacttgagcatcgtGGATTTTGGTATCACTGGGACTCCTGGAATCAGTCTCTGCAGATACCAAGGTACaattgtcctttttattttcccctttgatTGTTTTGATTATCCTTCTAGCTATTCAACCTTGTGATATTCTTTCTGGCCAAGTCTTGAGGAGCTTATTCATCTTCTAGGACATACGAATGTGAAGGGTAGAGAATGGGAGAGTGAGCAGAGATGGCTGGCCTCAGTGCTGGCTCCACCCTGCAGCCCACTGAGCAGGAGCCCTCACGACTCTTGTCCATTGTGAAGGTGCTGGGGTtgtcctgtttttttcttctttgggttTCCTAGAGAGATGATGATTTGCTGAAGACATTGAACTATTGTCATCAGGCAAGAGTGCAGGAAAAGCTTACCCAAACCCACCTGTAAGTGACTGGGAAGGTGACCTGCACCATCACATTCTCACTCTTGGCCAAATGTGTTGGGGGTTGGTGGTTCTCTTTGCCTGGTCACAATGGATTCAGTATTCCAGACACTCCTAGCACATTGTTAATGTTTGGTAAACATGAACTAATGGATCAGGGCCTGATCCCCTACGGAGCAGGGTGAGTGCATTGCCTGTATGACTGTCCTAGGGTATCAAAAGCTGTCACAGAGTAGATGTGTCCTCAATGATAGCAGCACCCATTCTCCAAGAGCTGTGTGTTCGTCCTGATTCACAGAAATCTCTCCCATTCCAATTGTTCCCATATTAGTAAGAGGAAATACATTTAGTATGAGCAAGAATGGGTGCCGGTGATTTTCTGGGTGGCTTTGATTTACATCCATGTATACTCTGTAATAAAAGAGTTTCCTAACTTTTGGGTATGCCTTCGTGCTTTCTAacagttttcccatttatttgatTTTCCTAGTAAGTCTGGGATGTAGGTAACACTGGCTTTTATTAATGATTCTTCATTTCTGGCTGAGGAAACTGAAATCAAATAAGTTAAATGACATGACTCTATCATGCAGCTCATTAGTGACTCAGGGGACCCAGACCTTCTGACCTTAGACCTATGCCCTTTGCAAGCTTGCTGTGTTTTGTAAGCACAACACCTTTAACCTGCCTCTTGGTTAGACACCCATCCTCTACCTCATCAAGGGCACTTGCTAAATTGTGAGCCAGTCACAGTTTCTTAAATTAAACCCATTGTAAAGGGATTTTAAAGATACCCTTAGGCAGTTCCTTTGCAAAGGGAATAGCTGG
It includes:
- the EEPD1 gene encoding endonuclease/exonuclease/phosphatase family domain-containing protein 1, whose amino-acid sequence is MGSTLGCHRSIPRDPSDLSHNRKFSAACNFSNILVNQERLNINTATEEELMTLPGVTRAVARSIVEYREYIGGFKKVEDLALVSGVGATKLEQVKFEICVSSKGSSTQHSPSSLRRDLLAEQQPHHLATTVPLTPRVNINTATPAQLMSVRGLSEKMALSIVDFRREHGPFRSVEDLVRMDGINAAFLDRIRHQVFAERSRPPSTHTNGGLTFIAKPHPSPTSLSLQSEDLDLPPGGPTQIISTRPSVEAFGGTRDGRPVLRLATWNLQGCSVEKANNPGVREVVCMTLLENSIKLLAVQELLDREALEKFCTELNQPTLPNMRKWKGPRGCWKAVVAEKASNQLQKGAGYAGFLWDAAAGVELRDAGSQESSPSNGHGKPAGPSPYLARFKVGSHDLTLVNLHLAALTLPGSENPSKNHSDGHRLASFAQTLQETLKGEKDVIILGDFGQGPDSSDYDILRKEKFHHLIPAHTFTNISTKNPQGSKSLDNIWISKSLKKVFTGHWAVVREGLTNPWIPDNWSWGGVASEHCPVLAELYTEKDWSKKDAPRNGSGVALERSEANIKHER